A region from the Spiroplasma taiwanense CT-1 genome encodes:
- the map gene encoding type I methionyl aminopeptidase, with product MAITIKNSEQIEKMRYAGQVLGEALYNIKSMIKVGLNCLEIDKYFSNFIKEKGCSSNFKGYYGFPASVCISINEQLIHGIPQNRILKDGDIVSIDAGCIFEKYHADAAFTVICGNSKDKLYDKLIDVTEKSLYLAIEQVRAGVRIGTISSTVQTFIEDYGFHLPIDYSGHGIGLEMHEDPFIPNVGIADTGMRLVEGMTICIEPMVQIGTNKTVVSDDEWTVSSQDSSMTSHFEHTILVTNGEPEILTLFKPKKETK from the coding sequence ATGGCAATTACAATAAAAAATTCAGAACAAATAGAAAAAATGAGATATGCTGGTCAAGTGCTTGGAGAAGCTCTATATAATATTAAATCAATGATAAAAGTTGGATTAAACTGCTTAGAAATAGATAAATATTTTAGTAATTTTATTAAAGAAAAGGGTTGTAGCAGTAATTTTAAAGGTTATTATGGTTTTCCTGCAAGTGTTTGTATATCAATAAACGAACAATTAATTCATGGAATACCACAAAACAGAATTTTAAAAGATGGTGACATTGTATCAATTGATGCAGGGTGTATTTTTGAAAAATACCATGCTGATGCTGCATTTACTGTCATTTGTGGTAACTCAAAAGATAAATTATATGATAAACTAATAGATGTGACAGAAAAGTCACTTTATTTGGCAATTGAACAGGTAAGAGCTGGTGTGCGCATTGGAACTATATCTTCTACTGTTCAAACTTTTATAGAAGATTATGGTTTTCATTTGCCAATAGATTATTCAGGCCACGGAATTGGATTAGAAATGCATGAAGATCCATTTATACCTAATGTTGGGATTGCAGATACTGGAATGAGATTAGTTGAAGGCATGACAATTTGTATTGAACCAATGGTTCAAATAGGTACTAATAAAACTGTGGTTAGTGATGATGAATGAACAGTTTCATCACAAGACAGTAGCATGACTTCTCACTTTGAACACACTATTTTGGTCACTAATGGAGAACCAGAAATATTAACTTTATTTAAACCCAAAAAGGAGACAAAATAA
- a CDS encoding adenylate kinase translates to MNIILLGAPGSGKGTQSEFLCDKKNFIQLSTGDLFRTNILNKTKLGLEAQKYMNQGLLVPDLITNEMVKEYLERKHDNLIFDGYPRTDDQAQQLDKMLLLLNSKIDLVIYIEIDESLLLERLTGRIVCSICKRSYHKVNRKPIRNGFCDFDNGTLITRPDDQEDKIKIRLEAYNTQTAPLIKFYENKLKIINANNLSSEEVYNKILGVLKI, encoded by the coding sequence ATGAATATTATACTATTAGGGGCACCAGGAAGTGGAAAAGGAACGCAATCAGAATTTTTATGTGATAAAAAAAACTTTATACAACTTTCAACAGGTGATTTATTTAGAACAAATATTTTAAATAAAACAAAATTGGGATTAGAAGCACAAAAGTATATGAATCAAGGATTATTGGTACCAGACTTAATAACAAATGAAATGGTTAAAGAATATTTAGAGCGAAAACATGATAATTTAATTTTTGATGGATATCCAAGAACTGATGATCAAGCACAACAATTAGATAAAATGCTTTTACTTTTAAATAGTAAAATAGATTTAGTAATTTACATAGAAATTGATGAGTCATTATTACTTGAAAGATTGACAGGGAGAATAGTTTGTTCAATTTGCAAAAGAAGTTATCACAAAGTAAATAGAAAACCTATAAGAAATGGATTTTGTGATTTTGATAATGGTACTTTAATTACTAGACCTGATGATCAAGAAGATAAAATTAAAATTAGATTAGAAGCTTATAATACTCAAACAGCGCCACTAATTAAATTTTATGAAAACAAATTGAAAATAATTAATGCAAATAACTTATCTTCAGAAGAAGTTTATAATAAAATTTTGGGAGTATTAAAAATTTAA
- the secY gene encoding preprotein translocase subunit SecY, which yields MAVKKAKKAKLTAYKSEFVKGNFFVRNKDLVKRIVFTLIVLIIIRVGALLTVPGVQLDDNFKNQVSDQEFFQLLATLGGGSIGQFSILSLGVSPYITASIIVQLLSTDVIPVLTRWGKSGERGRKKLDRLTKVLTIPFALMQSIATIFTLTTQGLISAKWGTNELGTGPSWFYYILIPLVMLGGTYLMLWIADQITIKGIGNGISIIIFTGIVAQMPTNFKSTFEFWVSGNEETTILFDGILKFLIYIVSFLLVIFVVVLMNEAERKIPIQQTGSGLVDTKEHTPYLPLKLNNAGVIPVIFASAIISTPMTVAQIIAASNPNNGFVAFTQNFLSFSTWWGIGIYGVLTVLFTFLYAQVQINPEKIAENFKKSGTFIPGIKPGKETEKFIQGVINRLSILGSLFLAGIAILPYTISKLTSLPSSLAIGGTGLIIVISVSIQTVQQLKGRLIQQSFLDKKQDKFTNDVDKYNSHIW from the coding sequence GTGGCTGTTAAAAAAGCTAAAAAAGCTAAATTAACTGCATATAAGAGCGAATTCGTAAAGGGTAATTTTTTTGTTAGAAATAAAGACCTTGTAAAACGAATCGTTTTTACTTTAATAGTATTAATAATTATTAGAGTTGGTGCATTATTAACTGTTCCAGGAGTACAACTTGATGATAATTTTAAAAATCAAGTAAGTGATCAAGAGTTTTTTCAACTTTTAGCAACTCTTGGAGGAGGTTCAATTGGTCAATTTTCAATTTTATCTCTTGGGGTTTCTCCATATATTACAGCATCAATTATTGTTCAATTACTTTCAACTGATGTAATACCGGTTTTAACACGTTGAGGTAAGTCTGGTGAAAGAGGAAGAAAAAAATTAGATAGATTAACAAAAGTTTTAACAATTCCTTTTGCATTAATGCAATCAATTGCAACAATTTTTACTTTAACAACTCAGGGATTAATCAGTGCAAAATGAGGTACTAATGAACTTGGAACTGGTCCTTCTTGATTTTATTACATTTTAATTCCATTAGTAATGCTTGGTGGAACTTACTTAATGTTATGAATTGCAGATCAAATAACAATTAAGGGTATTGGAAATGGTATATCAATTATAATCTTTACAGGAATTGTTGCACAAATGCCTACAAACTTTAAATCAACTTTTGAGTTTTGAGTTAGTGGAAATGAAGAAACAACAATCTTATTTGATGGAATATTAAAATTCTTAATTTATATTGTTTCTTTCTTATTAGTTATTTTTGTAGTTGTTTTAATGAATGAAGCTGAAAGAAAAATACCAATTCAACAGACTGGTTCTGGGCTTGTTGATACAAAAGAACACACCCCTTACCTTCCATTAAAACTCAATAATGCAGGAGTTATTCCAGTAATTTTTGCATCAGCCATAATTTCTACGCCAATGACAGTAGCACAAATTATTGCTGCAAGTAATCCAAATAATGGCTTTGTTGCATTTACCCAAAATTTCTTATCATTTTCAACTTGGTGGGGAATTGGAATATATGGAGTTTTAACAGTATTATTTACATTCTTATATGCACAAGTTCAAATCAATCCTGAAAAAATTGCAGAGAACTTTAAAAAATCTGGAACATTTATTCCTGGTATAAAACCTGGAAAAGAAACAGAAAAATTTATTCAAGGTGTAATTAATAGATTAAGTATTTTAGGTTCATTATTCCTTGCTGGAATAGCAATTCTTCCTTATACAATTTCAAAATTAACAAGTTTACCAAGTAGCTTAGCTATTGGGGGAACTGGATTAATTATTGTTATTTCTGTTTCTATTCAAACAGTTCAACAATTAAAAGGTAGATTAATACAACAATCATTTTTAGATAAAAAACAAGATAAATTCACAAATGATGTTGATAAATATAATTCACACATTTGATAG
- the rplO gene encoding 50S ribosomal protein L15, with the protein MKLHELKYTPGSKKEVTRVGRGMASGKGKTSTRGHKGQNSRSGGGVRPGFEGGQTPLFRRLPKIGFTSLNRKEYVILNLDRIEKMDLTEVNHKTLIEKKLIKSEKDLVKVLGNGKITKALKVKVNKVSKSAEDLIKAAGGTIEVI; encoded by the coding sequence ATGAAATTACATGAATTAAAATATACACCTGGAAGCAAAAAAGAAGTAACACGTGTTGGACGTGGTATGGCTTCAGGAAAAGGTAAAACATCAACTAGAGGACACAAAGGTCAAAATTCACGTTCTGGTGGAGGAGTAAGACCAGGTTTTGAAGGAGGTCAAACTCCATTATTTAGAAGATTACCTAAAATTGGGTTTACAAGTTTAAACAGAAAAGAGTATGTAATCTTAAATTTAGATAGAATTGAAAAAATGGATTTAACAGAGGTTAACCATAAAACTTTAATTGAAAAAAAATTAATTAAAAGTGAAAAAGATTTAGTAAAAGTACTAGGAAATGGTAAAATAACTAAAGCATTAAAAGTAAAAGTAAATAAAGTATCAAAGTCTGCAGAGGATTTAATCAAAGCAGCTGGTGGTACTATAGAGGTGATTTAG
- the rpsE gene encoding 30S ribosomal protein S5, whose translation MTEEKKVVNAEITNKKEPSAVTNDSKISTRPNNDRPRNNLRFSRNKEDNPFEERVVTINRVTKVTKGGRRFRFAAVVVIGDKKGRVGLGTGKANEVPDAIKKAIKEARKSLVRIPLAGSTVPHDVMGHYGAGKVMIKPAKKGTGVIAGGPVRAVIELAGISDIYTKSLGSNTPINMIRATLEGLKEMQTPEQIARLRGKTQVENREAIQKA comes from the coding sequence ATGACAGAAGAAAAAAAAGTTGTAAATGCTGAGATTACTAATAAAAAAGAACCATCAGCAGTAACAAATGATTCAAAAATAAGCACAAGACCAAATAATGATAGACCAAGAAATAATTTAAGATTTTCAAGAAATAAAGAAGACAACCCTTTTGAAGAAAGAGTAGTAACAATTAATCGTGTTACAAAAGTTACAAAAGGTGGGCGTAGATTTAGATTTGCAGCTGTTGTTGTTATTGGAGACAAAAAAGGGAGAGTTGGATTAGGAACTGGAAAAGCAAATGAAGTTCCTGATGCTATTAAAAAGGCAATTAAGGAAGCAAGAAAATCATTAGTAAGAATTCCTTTAGCTGGTTCAACAGTTCCTCACGATGTTATGGGTCATTATGGTGCAGGAAAAGTTATGATTAAACCTGCAAAAAAAGGTACTGGAGTTATTGCTGGGGGACCTGTGCGTGCTGTTATTGAATTAGCTGGAATTTCAGATATTTATACAAAATCATTAGGATCAAATACACCAATTAATATGATTAGAGCTACATTAGAAGGTTTAAAAGAAATGCAAACACCAGAACAAATTGCAAGATTACGTGGAAAAACTCAAGTTGAAAATAGGGAAGCTATTCAAAAAGCTTAG
- the rplR gene encoding 50S ribosomal protein L18, protein MKYTKAEARKRRHYRVRSKVSGTSAKPRLNVFKSNSFFYAQIIDDVKGVTLVSSSSIKMGLKNGCNIEAAKAVGKDIAQKAKNKKITDVVFDRGGYLFHGKVKAFADSAKENGMKF, encoded by the coding sequence ATGAAATACACTAAAGCAGAAGCAAGAAAAAGAAGACATTACAGAGTTAGATCTAAAGTGTCTGGAACAAGTGCTAAACCAAGATTAAATGTATTTAAATCAAATTCTTTCTTTTATGCTCAAATTATAGATGATGTTAAAGGAGTTACTTTAGTATCATCATCTTCAATTAAAATGGGATTAAAAAATGGATGTAATATTGAAGCTGCAAAAGCAGTAGGAAAAGATATTGCACAAAAAGCAAAAAATAAAAAAATAACTGATGTAGTATTTGATAGAGGTGGATATTTATTCCATGGTAAAGTAAAAGCTTTTGCAGATTCTGCAAAAGAAAACGGTATGAAATTCTAG
- the rplF gene encoding 50S ribosomal protein L6, which yields MSRIGNRVLTIPPGVEVKNEGNNVVIIKGPKGELKQTFSTLIEIKVDGTELKTLRINEQKHTKQLHGTTNSLLEGMLVGVHTGFVKELEIVGVGYRAALAGDKINLSLGFSHPVEYLIPKGITVEIPKPTEIKISGIDKQLVGEVAANIRAYRRPEPYKGKGVKYKNEKIIRKEGKAAGK from the coding sequence ATGTCACGTATAGGAAATAGAGTATTGACAATTCCTCCTGGAGTTGAAGTAAAAAATGAAGGAAATAATGTTGTAATAATTAAAGGTCCAAAGGGAGAATTAAAACAAACTTTTAGTACATTAATTGAAATAAAGGTTGATGGCACTGAATTAAAAACTTTAAGAATTAATGAGCAAAAACATACAAAACAATTGCATGGAACAACAAATTCATTGCTAGAAGGAATGCTTGTTGGAGTTCATACAGGTTTTGTTAAAGAACTTGAAATTGTAGGGGTTGGTTATCGTGCTGCACTAGCAGGTGATAAAATTAATTTATCATTAGGTTTTTCACACCCAGTTGAATATTTAATCCCAAAAGGAATTACAGTGGAAATTCCAAAACCAACTGAAATTAAAATTTCAGGAATAGATAAGCAATTAGTTGGAGAAGTTGCTGCAAATATAAGAGCATATAGAAGACCTGAACCTTATAAAGGTAAGGGAGTTAAGTACAAAAATGAAAAAATCATTAGAAAAGAAGGTAAAGCAGCTGGTAAATAG
- the rpsH gene encoding 30S ribosomal protein S8: MTTDVIADMLTRIRNANQRFHKEVLIPGSRVKLEIANILKNEGFIDDFKVSTDFKKDIIISLKYKGKIRVIKGLKRISKPGLRVYSNSHELPQVLNGLGIAIISTSNGIMTDKEARHQKIGGEVLGFVW, encoded by the coding sequence ATGACAACAGATGTAATAGCAGACATGCTGACTAGAATAAGAAATGCAAATCAACGTTTTCACAAAGAAGTTCTTATTCCTGGAAGCAGAGTTAAATTAGAAATAGCAAATATTTTGAAAAATGAAGGCTTCATTGATGACTTCAAAGTTTCAACTGATTTCAAGAAAGACATTATAATTAGCTTAAAATACAAGGGAAAAATTAGAGTTATTAAAGGCTTAAAAAGAATTTCAAAACCTGGATTAAGAGTTTACTCAAACTCACATGAATTACCTCAAGTATTAAATGGATTGGGAATCGCAATTATTTCAACTTCAAATGGAATTATGACAGATAAAGAAGCTCGTCACCAAAAAATTGGTGGAGAAGTTCTAGGATTTGTTTGATAG
- a CDS encoding type Z 30S ribosomal protein S14, whose product MAKKSLKVKQAKVQKFKVREYTRCGNCGRPHSVLRKFNLCRVCFRDLAYKGQIPGIKKASW is encoded by the coding sequence ATGGCAAAAAAATCATTAAAAGTTAAACAAGCAAAAGTCCAAAAATTCAAAGTTAGAGAATATACAAGATGTGGGAATTGTGGTAGACCCCATTCAGTTTTAAGAAAATTCAATTTATGCCGTGTATGCTTTAGAGATTTAGCATATAAAGGACAAATCCCAGGTATTAAAAAAGCATCATGATAA
- the rplE gene encoding 50S ribosomal protein L5, translated as MNRLEKLYKEKIVPELFKEKQYKSVMQVPKITKVVINMGVGDAVQDSKKLDDAVAELTLITGQKPLVTKAKKSLAAFKLREGMPIGAKVTLRGKRMYEFLDKLISVALPRVRDFRGVPKSSFDKQGNYTLGIKEQIIFPEIDYDKVKKVRGMDITIVTTTNHKEDAFSLIQKIGMPFAK; from the coding sequence ATTAATAGATTAGAAAAACTTTACAAAGAAAAAATTGTCCCAGAATTATTTAAAGAAAAGCAATATAAATCAGTAATGCAGGTTCCAAAAATTACAAAAGTAGTTATAAATATGGGTGTTGGTGACGCAGTACAAGACAGCAAAAAATTAGATGATGCTGTTGCAGAATTGACACTAATTACAGGACAAAAACCTCTTGTAACAAAGGCTAAAAAATCTTTAGCAGCATTTAAATTGCGTGAAGGTATGCCAATTGGTGCAAAAGTTACTCTTAGAGGAAAAAGAATGTATGAATTTTTAGATAAATTAATCTCTGTTGCGCTACCTCGTGTTCGTGACTTTAGAGGAGTTCCTAAATCAAGTTTTGATAAACAAGGAAACTATACTTTAGGAATTAAAGAACAAATTATTTTCCCAGAAATTGATTATGATAAAGTAAAAAAAGTTCGTGGGATGGACATTACAATAGTTACAACAACCAACCATAAGGAAGATGCATTTTCTCTAATTCAAAAAATAGGGATGCCTTTCGCTAAATAA
- the rplX gene encoding 50S ribosomal protein L24 codes for MNKSKILRGDVVKVISGNHKGKTGPITKLTKDKKRVYIEGITGIKHVKPSQTDQEGGIKEIAISIDISNVALKDPKNKDKTTRVGYKITDGKKVRIAKKSGAEIK; via the coding sequence ATGAATAAATCAAAAATTTTAAGAGGAGATGTAGTAAAAGTTATCTCAGGAAATCATAAAGGAAAAACAGGACCGATCACAAAATTAACAAAAGATAAAAAAAGAGTTTATATTGAAGGAATTACTGGAATTAAACATGTTAAACCTTCGCAAACAGATCAAGAAGGTGGAATTAAAGAAATAGCTATATCAATAGATATTTCTAATGTTGCATTAAAGGATCCAAAAAATAAGGATAAAACTACAAGAGTTGGATATAAAATTACTGATGGAAAAAAAGTTAGAATTGCAAAAAAATCTGGCGCTGAAATTAAATAG
- the rplN gene encoding 50S ribosomal protein L14 gives MIQTESRLKIADNSGAKEILVIRNLGGSVRKFTNIGDIVVATVKAASPGGAVKKGQVVKAVIVRTVRGLKRADGTYIKFSENAAVIIKEDKNPRGTRIFGPIAREVKDAGFAKIASLAPEVL, from the coding sequence ATGATACAAACAGAATCAAGATTAAAAATTGCAGATAATTCAGGTGCTAAAGAAATATTGGTTATTCGTAATTTAGGTGGTAGTGTTAGAAAATTTACAAATATTGGTGATATTGTTGTTGCAACGGTAAAAGCAGCATCTCCTGGAGGAGCTGTTAAAAAAGGTCAAGTTGTTAAAGCTGTTATTGTAAGAACTGTAAGAGGTTTGAAAAGAGCAGATGGAACTTATATAAAGTTTTCAGAAAATGCTGCTGTTATTATTAAAGAAGATAAAAACCCAAGAGGTACACGTATATTTGGTCCAATTGCGCGTGAAGTTAAGGATGCAGGATTTGCAAAAATTGCATCTCTAGCTCCAGAAGTGTTATAG
- the rpsQ gene encoding 30S ribosomal protein S17 — protein MERNLRKTYTGKVVSDKMDKTITVLVETYKNHPIYKKRVKYSKKYKAHDENQQAHLGDRVEIMETRPLSKTKNFRLVRIIEKAII, from the coding sequence ATGGAAAGAAATTTGCGAAAAACTTATACAGGTAAAGTTGTATCAGACAAAATGGATAAAACTATAACTGTTTTAGTTGAAACATATAAAAACCACCCAATTTATAAAAAACGTGTTAAATATTCAAAAAAATATAAAGCACATGATGAGAACCAACAAGCTCATTTAGGGGATAGAGTAGAAATTATGGAAACTCGTCCTTTAAGTAAGACAAAAAACTTTAGATTAGTAAGAATTATTGAAAAAGCAATTATTTAA
- the rplP gene encoding 50S ribosomal protein L16 gives MLMPKRVKYRRPHRVSYEGKAKGGKFIAFGEYGLMSLDAAWITSRQIESARIAMTRYMKRFGKVWIRIFPHMAKTKKPLEVRMGSGKGSPEDWVAVVKTGQFMFEVAGVSEEVAREALRLAMHKLPVRCKIVKRGDE, from the coding sequence ATGTTAATGCCTAAAAGAGTAAAATATCGTCGTCCGCATAGAGTAAGTTATGAGGGAAAAGCAAAAGGTGGAAAATTTATTGCATTTGGTGAATATGGATTAATGTCACTTGATGCTGCTTGAATTACATCAAGACAAATTGAATCTGCTCGTATTGCTATGACACGTTATATGAAACGTTTTGGTAAAGTTTGAATTAGAATATTTCCACATATGGCAAAAACAAAAAAACCTTTGGAAGTACGTATGGGATCAGGAAAAGGTTCTCCTGAGGATTGAGTAGCAGTAGTAAAAACTGGTCAGTTTATGTTTGAAGTGGCTGGTGTTTCAGAAGAAGTTGCTCGTGAAGCCTTACGTTTAGCAATGCATAAATTACCTGTGCGTTGTAAAATCGTTAAGAGAGGTGATGAATAA
- the rpsC gene encoding 30S ribosomal protein S3, translating into MGQKVSPNVLRIGVIRGWENRWFAEKGEYVKWLHQDIKIRKAVFKLLKNAAVSKIEIERTKKEITLVISSARPAIVLGQEGKNVENIVLNVKKTIKDRKAVIKVKVIEIKNPDVDAKLVAQFIGEQITNRASFRTVQKLAIRKALKAGALGIKTAVSGRLGGVDMARTEGYLEGSVPLSTLRSDIDYALYEARTTYGQIGVKVWINHGEILGKQNQNNSKVIEDRKPQQKLPRGVK; encoded by the coding sequence ATGGGACAAAAAGTATCTCCAAACGTTTTACGTATTGGTGTCATTAGAGGTTGAGAAAATCGTTGATTTGCTGAAAAAGGCGAATATGTTAAATGATTACATCAAGATATCAAAATTAGAAAAGCAGTTTTTAAATTATTAAAAAATGCCGCAGTTTCTAAAATTGAAATTGAAAGAACTAAAAAAGAAATAACTCTAGTTATTTCCTCTGCTCGTCCAGCTATTGTTCTAGGTCAAGAAGGAAAAAATGTTGAAAATATAGTATTAAACGTTAAAAAAACTATCAAAGATAGAAAAGCAGTTATTAAAGTAAAAGTAATTGAAATTAAAAACCCAGATGTAGATGCTAAATTGGTCGCACAATTTATTGGTGAACAAATAACAAATCGTGCTTCTTTTAGAACAGTTCAAAAATTAGCAATTAGAAAAGCATTAAAAGCAGGAGCATTAGGAATTAAAACTGCTGTTTCTGGAAGACTTGGTGGAGTAGATATGGCACGTACTGAAGGATATTTAGAAGGTTCAGTACCATTATCAACTTTAAGAAGTGATATTGATTATGCACTATATGAAGCAAGAACCACATATGGTCAAATTGGTGTTAAGGTTTGAATAAACCATGGAGAAATATTAGGTAAACAAAATCAAAATAATTCAAAAGTTATTGAGGATAGAAAACCTCAACAAAAATTACCAAGGGGGGTTAAATAA
- the rplV gene encoding 50S ribosomal protein L22, translating into MEAKAKLTMIRISPRKVRLVADTIRSKKISEAVAILQNQDKRSSEPVLKLLNSAVANAVNNNGMEADQLFIKIIFVNEGPTLKRFRPRAHGRAYEILKRTSHITIIVSDDK; encoded by the coding sequence ATGGAAGCAAAAGCAAAATTAACAATGATTAGAATATCACCAAGAAAAGTTAGACTAGTAGCAGACACAATCAGAAGTAAAAAAATATCAGAAGCTGTAGCAATTCTTCAAAATCAAGATAAAAGATCTTCAGAACCAGTACTAAAATTATTAAATTCAGCAGTAGCAAATGCTGTTAATAATAATGGTATGGAAGCAGACCAATTATTTATAAAAATAATATTTGTTAATGAGGGACCAACATTAAAACGTTTTAGACCAAGAGCTCATGGTAGAGCATATGAAATTTTAAAAAGAACAAGTCACATTACAATAATTGTAAGTGACGATAAGTAG
- the rpsS gene encoding 30S ribosomal protein S19 — MSRSLKKGPFADEYLLKKVEAHGEKKESIKTWSRRSTIFPSFVGHTFGVYNGKEFITVYVTEDMVGHKLGEFSPTRKFGGHGDDKKKKK; from the coding sequence ATGTCAAGATCATTAAAAAAGGGTCCATTTGCTGATGAATATTTATTAAAAAAAGTTGAAGCACATGGTGAGAAAAAAGAATCAATCAAAACTTGATCACGTCGTTCAACAATTTTTCCAAGTTTTGTAGGTCATACATTTGGTGTTTATAACGGTAAAGAATTCATTACAGTTTATGTTACAGAAGATATGGTTGGTCACAAACTAGGAGAATTTTCACCAACACGTAAGTTTGGTGGGCATGGTGATGATAAGAAAAAGAAAAAATAA
- the rplB gene encoding 50S ribosomal protein L2, protein MPIKKYKPTTNGRRNMTSLDYSILTTSKPENSLLSKVNEKAGRNNHGQITTRHKGGGHKRKYRIIDFKRNKLDIAGKIATIEYDPNRNAFISLINYIDGEKRYILFAKGMKVGQEIIASQNADIKIGNAAPLKNIPEGTLVHNVELRPGKGGQIARSAGSSVQILGKEEDGKYVTLRLGSGEVRKVLAECFATIGEVGNEEYNLVNWGKAGRNRWRGIRPTVRGSVMNPIDHPHGGGEGRAPIGRKAPLTPWGKKALGVKTRDKKKSSTKLIVRRRNDNK, encoded by the coding sequence ATGCCAATCAAAAAATATAAGCCTACGACAAATGGTCGTAGAAATATGACCAGCTTAGATTATAGTATCCTTACAACTTCAAAGCCTGAAAATTCATTACTTTCAAAAGTTAATGAAAAGGCTGGAAGAAATAATCACGGTCAAATTACAACTCGCCATAAAGGTGGAGGACATAAAAGAAAATATCGTATTATTGATTTTAAACGTAATAAATTAGATATTGCTGGAAAAATAGCAACAATTGAATACGATCCAAATAGAAATGCATTTATTTCTTTAATAAATTATATTGATGGAGAAAAAAGATATATTTTATTTGCAAAAGGAATGAAAGTAGGTCAAGAAATTATAGCATCACAAAATGCAGATATTAAAATTGGTAATGCTGCACCATTAAAAAATATTCCAGAGGGTACTTTAGTTCATAATGTTGAATTAAGACCAGGAAAAGGTGGACAAATCGCACGTAGTGCAGGAAGTTCAGTTCAAATTTTAGGAAAAGAAGAAGATGGAAAATATGTAACATTACGTTTAGGATCTGGAGAAGTTAGAAAAGTACTTGCTGAATGTTTTGCAACAATTGGTGAAGTAGGAAATGAAGAATATAACTTAGTAAATTGAGGAAAAGCTGGAAGAAACCGTTGAAGAGGAATAAGACCAACAGTTCGTGGTTCTGTTATGAACCCAATTGATCACCCGCATGGGGGAGGAGAAGGTCGTGCTCCAATTGGGCGTAAAGCACCATTAACACCATGAGGTAAAAAAGCACTTGGTGTTAAAACACGTGATAAGAAAAAATCTTCTACTAAATTAATAGTTAGAAGAAGAAATGATAACAAATAG
- the rplW gene encoding 50S ribosomal protein L23, with protein sequence MHLTQVIKKPLLTEKTYLGQQSGAYTFIVDKKANKSQIKKTFEEIFGVKVKQVRTMNYDGKDKRMGKYVGKTAAFKKAVIILKDGEQLDILSDL encoded by the coding sequence ATGCATTTAACGCAAGTAATTAAAAAACCATTGTTAACTGAAAAAACATATTTAGGTCAACAAAGTGGTGCATACACATTTATTGTTGATAAAAAGGCAAATAAATCTCAAATTAAAAAAACATTCGAAGAAATCTTTGGAGTCAAAGTAAAACAAGTAAGAACTATGAACTATGATGGAAAAGATAAAAGAATGGGAAAATATGTTGGTAAAACAGCTGCTTTTAAAAAAGCAGTAATCATTTTAAAAGATGGTGAACAATTAGATATCTTATCAGACTTATAG